TAGCGAGAAAGGGAAGAAACTCAGTAACATTCCTAGAGAGAGGAGAGATTATTACAaagtgtttttctcttttatgtttttgttaatgTAAGGAGACATATTTTGTTTAGAGATGAATTCAGCACAAGGTAAAAGGTTCACTTCTCGACAAACTTAGATTAAGGTTGtttcaaagattaaaatatgattGGTGAAACAAGAAAAAACTACTCACATACTCTTCATCAACTTGCTTTTAGTTaactttaattctttttattttccacATTAAGATTTAGACGGCTTAATAGTATGTTAATCATTTGTACTTAActtatctaaatataaatttattttatataatttgttgtttaaataatgattttatgatGAATCTCGCGAAAAGTCCAGGTACAATCTCTCACAATTTTCTATGGTCATAAGCTAAAATtcttttttctaactttttgtATAACTAacgaaacaaataaatatatgttaggcgactacaaaatgaaaaataaaaaataaaaaatgggtTACCTATAAAAGATGTTTAGTCACTACCTATCAACTCAAATACGGGTGATTGAAGAATTGCTATATGAGCTTCAGGGTGCAACATATTTTTCGAAAGTGGATTTGAGAGCTGGACACCATCAAATTCGCATGAGGGAGGAGGACATCTAGAAAACAACATTCAGAACTCATCAAGGTCACTACAATTTCTTGGTTATGCCTTTCGGGCTTTCCAATGTCCCTGCCACTTTCCAGTGCATGATGAACACCATTTTGAGGCCTTTTCATAGACAGAGTGTCCTAGTTTTCTTTGACAATGTAATGATTTACAGTAGGACATGGGAAGAGCATAGGAGGCACCTCAGAAAGTTGCTAGAAACGTTGGCCCACCAACAGTTCTTTGCAAACAAGAAGAAGTGCGAAGTTGGGAGGAGGCACATCAGATATCTAGGTCACATGATTTCAGAATCAAGGGTGTAAATTGATAGTGAGAAGGTGTCAGCAGTGGTAGATTGGCCTGAACCTAAAAACATTAAAGAGTTTAGAGGCTTCTTAGGCCTTACAGGCTACTACATGAGGTTACAAGAGATTAAGGCAAGATAGCGAAGCCATTGATTGATCTGCTGAAGAAAGGGCAATTCGGTTGGTCACAATAGGGAGTAACTGCCATGAAGGCCTTAAAGGAGGCTATTACCACAACCCTTGTGTTGTCCTTGCCGGACTTCGCACAAACGTTTCATGTGGAGTGTGACGCTTCTAGTAGAGGGGTGGGGGCAGtccaatcacaaaataaaaagCCCATTGCTTATTTTAACAAAGTTTTATCGGAATCCTCTCTCTCCAAGTCAATCTATGAAAAGGAGTTGATGGTCGTAGTCCTTGCCATCCAACACTAGCGGCCGTATCTTCTTGGCtaaaaatttgttgtttctaCAAACTAACGAAGCCTAAAGTTCCTGCTGGAGCAGAGGATTACAACCCAGAACCAATAAAATTGGTTGGCTAAGTTACTGGGCTATGAGCTTAAGATAATCTACAAAACAGGAGCTTCCAATAGGGTGGCTGATGCCCTATCTAGGAAGGGGAGTAAACGGAGGGAGGGGTTAAGGAGTCAAGGATGGTTGCCAGACCCTAGTAGCAAGAATTTAAGGAGGTGTTGAATGAAGTAGAGGAGGACCTGGCCctgaaaaaaatgataaaagaggTGAGGGCAGACCCCAATTCTCACCCAACTTATACATTAGAGCATGACCCGTCTCCATTACAAGGGTCGATTAGTGTTATCTACCCAGTCGGCCTGGATTCCACGCTTGTTGGCCGAGTTTCATGCCACCCCTACCGGGGGACATTTAGGGGTGTGCAGAACTTACAAAAAAGTAGCGTAGTCACTGTATTGGATTGGCATGAAGAAATCAGTGACTGATTTTGTGGCGGCATACTTGGTTTGCCTGCAGCACAAGTACCTAGCATTATCACCTCAAGGCTTGATACAACCATTACCCATTCCTCAAGCAATATGGGAGGAAGTCAACATGGACTTTATTGTGAGGTTACCCAAATCTCATGGCTATGACGCAATATTGGTAGTGGTAGATCGCCTGAGAAAATGTGGGCATTTCATATCCATCAAACATCCTTACACAGTCAAGTCCATAGCAGAGGTTTTTTTAAGGGAAATTGTTAGGCTTCATGGGGGTACCAACATCATTTGTTAGGGAACGGGATCCTACCTTCTTGAATCTCTTTTGGAAGGAATTGTTTAGGCTGCAAGGTACCCAACTTCTTATGAGCACGACCTATCACCGAGAGATGGATGGGCAGACCGAAGTGCTCAGCCGGATACTGGAGGGTTATCTGCATTGTTTTAGCTTTGAACAAGTCTAGAATTCACAAGCCAAAGCAACCATATGTCAGGTTAGCTGAAACTTGCATAGATGAGAGGGAACCAGAAAATGTCACAGAAGCACTCACAAGGCCACAATGGAAAAAAGCTATGGACAATGAGTATGAGGTACTCATGTCAAATCAAACTTGGGTTTGGTACCATATCAAGACCAAGAAAACATCATTGATTCTAAATGAGTCTTCAAAACCAAGTACAAAGCATATGGGAAAATTGAAAGGAGAAAAGCAAGATTAGTTGCAAAAGGATTTCAACAAACAACTGGATTGGACTATGAAGAGACTTTCAGTCCAGTTGTCAAGGCCAGTACAGTTTGAATCATACTTTCAATTGCAATACATCTCAATTGGGAGGTCAAACAGCTGGACATAAACAATGCATTCTTAAATGGCTACCTCAAAGAAACTGTGTTTATGCATCAACTAGAAGGATTTGTAGACCTAACTAAACCTGAACATGTGTGCAAGTTAACTAAGGCAATCTATAGATTGAAACCGGTCTCAAGAGCCTGGTTTGACAGCTTAAAAAAAGCTCTTTTCAACCAATGGCACCGTTGCTGAGGATTGGGTTGTCCTGGAAATCATATTTACTTTGCTATGCATAGCTTTTGTAAAATAGTCATCGACTCTTTGTTGTTTGTATGCTTTTTGATTCCTTCTCACCCCATCTTAGTCTAAAATGTTCATATCTGATCTAAATATGCTTATGAATTTTAATCTGGAGATCTTGGGAACTTTTGGTATTGACGAATTGCAAGATAATATGTTTTCCGAAGACTTTATTCATGACATTGCATATGACATGGTGAAAGCTTTAGAGTAGGTTCAACCGTCTTAGTTTAGTCTGTTTTTCTACTTTTaggttttattattcttatcattttctacttttaggttttattattcttatcatATACACTTGTGATATGATATACANGTTTTTATATTCAAAAGGAATAATTCATTCCAATATTAAACCATCAAATATTCTATTCGATAAAGATGGGTGTGCAAAGGTACATGATTGCttggtttagtttttaaaatcagTTTGATCTAATTTGAAATGAAGTGTGCACTTACTCTTTGCTTAATTATTGCAGTTATGTGATTTTGGATCTGCCAGAGAGTTACAAAATATATCAACTTATTCTTCCTCGGTATGTTTTACTATACTAAGTttttttggtttgattttttttctttttcctttagtTTCTTATTAACAGGAGAGTTGTATAATGTTTTAATCTGGTTCCTTCTAGGTTCTTTTTAGTTCTTTTCAGTTTCAAAGTTAGATAGTTAGTTCTTTCTTCAGTAGGTTAGTCTAattctttatgttttctttcttctctggATTTTGTTGAGGATACTCACGAGAGTGACAGGCCGTGAGTCTTTGGTGAATTCTGGTATCAATTTTGTATTTAGTTCttgattttaataaagtttcaaGTTTCTTTTGAATTCTTGTCCAAATTTACGTTTCTGCTCTTAATGTTTGATCTGAATGTTTACTTATCTTTAATTTTCCAATACTTAATTCTTGTCATTTACATTCTGAAATTGCAATTTTTGATTCCTATTTTCATTCTTGCTATTTGGTTGAAATTAGATTAGGAAGATGTTTCTTTGCTTGATTCTGGGTTGCATCTTTCGGTTTCAATTgtaaattttgatttcattttttttaatatatttaatatatactgAGTTTGTATACTTTTTAGGTACCACTGGCAAAACGCGGAACACCCTGTTACATGGCTCCGAaactttttgatgatgatggaaTTCATTCCTATCAATCAGACTTATGGGCCCTAGGATGTGTGTTATACAAATGTTGGGCAAGAAGACCACCTTTTCTGGTACGAGAATACAGTAACACAAAGTCCATCCTTTCAGATCCTATTCCACCTCTTCCTGGTCATCCAAGTCCACACTTTGTTAATTTGATCAATTCTCTGTTGGTAAAGAATCCAGTAGAAAGAATACAGTGGCCTGAGCTCTGTGAACATGcattttggaaaacaaaaattcCTCCTGTCACTCTGCCTGCTAATCTTGCATTTAATGATATGATAGAGAAATACAATAGAATCTTTCCACCATTCATGGAACTTGCTAATGAGaatatagaagaagaagaaccattCATGGATTGTAATNagaagaagaagaaccattCATGGATTGTAATGAGAatatggaagaagaagaaccatTCATGGATTGTAATGAGAatatggaagaagaagaagcacaTATTGTTTCAATACCATCCCAACATCAGAGGCAGAATCAGAATAATGAAGAGTTGTTGAACatctagtacaaaaatcatattttatgacgtacaaaaacgaactatgacgtacatagttttgtacgttataataggtgtacatgacgtagcaaaaatttaNNNNNNNNNNNNNNNNNNNNNNNNNNNNNNNNNNNNNNNNNNNNNNNNNNNNNNNNNNNNNNNNNNNNNNNNNNNNNNNNNNNNNNNNNNNNNNNNNNNNNNNNNNNNNNNNNNNNNNNNNNNNNNNNNNNNNNNNNNNNNNNNNNNNNNNNNNNNNNNNNNNNNNNNNNNNNNNNNNNNNNNNNNNNNNNNNNNNNNNNNNNNNNNNNNNNNNNNNNNNNNNNNNNNNNNNNNNNNNNNNNNNNNNNNNNNNNNNNNNNNNNNNNNNNNNNNNNNNNNNNNNNNNNNNNNNNNNNNNNNNNNNNNNNNNNNNNNNNNNNNNNNNNNNNNNNNNNNNNNNNNNNNNNNNNNNNNNNNNNNNNNNNNNNNNNNNNNNNNNNNNNNNNNNNNNNNNNNNNNNNNNNNNNNNNNNNNNNNNNNNNNNNNNNNNNNNNNNNNNNNNNNNNNNNNNNNNNNNNNNNNNNNNNNNNNNNNNNNNNNNNNNNNNNNNNNNNNNNNNNNNNNNNNNNNNNNNNNNNNNNNNNNNNNNNNNNNNNNNNNNNNNNNNNNNNNNNNNNNNNNNNNNNNNNNNNNNNNNNNNNNNNNNNNNNNNNNNNNNNNNNNNNNNNNNNNNNNNNNNNNNNNNNNNNNCTCactaataattttaacaaaaacatataccagtacaaaaatcatattttatgacgtacaaaaacgaactatgacgtacatagttttgtacgttacaataggtctacatattttatgacgtagcaaaaatttacgttatctgaacatattatgacactgtttctaaaatcagtccatttttttatatgaatattggagaaaattgtttcgaattgatattgagtaaaattatctatgttcacattcactagagttatttcttttagaaacataatatgttcagataacataaatttttgctacgtcatgtacacctattataacgtacaaaattatgtacgtcatagttcgtttttgtacgtcataaaatatgatttttgtactagatTGAAAGAAGGATTAAGAGATTAGCCAATCGTAGACACACCTTATTCCTTGCATTAGGAGGTTTGGGTTCCTTTTGGTTGATATTTGGTTTAAATACTTGGAAacctaaatatcattattaggTTATACAATGTATTTCTGgctttatatacaatttttctgaatttttagAATGTCTTATTTTCCTATGTAAATATTCGTAGATAAttctcatttttcttgtagtgataaTTTGTGAAAATGTATTAAACATGACAACAAACATTGGATATTTGTGTATGCTAATGCAAATAATCAAAATGATCAAAAGCAagatttaaatctttttttctcattaaacAACCTACATAGGTTGAGTTATATGAATcattaacaattaatatttagtcCCGTAAATCATTTACATATTAAGTTTACATAATTTTTCGAGCTAATACGCATGAAAATAAACGCAAAAGTTATGAGATTACATTAACTAATATACCCTAAGAATAACTACacattaaatacattaaaatatgtcattataaGATCTAAATTCAAAACATGACAGAATGAGAGTAAAAGGACATGTGATTGGATGATGTTAGCAAACACCAATTTGAGTTATAGGATACAACAATGGGTTAAAAACATTATTCCACGCAACACAACCAATAAAAATGAGCATCAAAAGAGAAATATACAACATAACAGAACATCTCTAGCAGAGTATTGTacaataagaaaacataattacatcacaaaaaaaaaacatagaactTGTACGCTTCAAACCTCAGAAGAAAACgtacaacaacatcaacaaactACAAAAGGAACAGAAAATAGGTCttacaataaatacaaatacaatTCAACCAATGaagatattatcaaaataattactaaaatttataaatcaatattaaacaatttatgtTGTCATGTTAAAAACCTAAATAgaaaactagatgaaaattAGATTGTCAGGTAagtaataattcaaaattataattataagaataaataaaatatgtataataaaatattatatctcttTATACATTTGTATACATAatccaatttttaatttatagataatgtataaataataattgtatgCATCACAAAAAAAATGTCAACCCGCTTATAGATCAATTACAACAGAAAAGATACATATGGTGACATGATCTTTAATAATGAGTATTCAAGATTCAGTTTATAAAGTTAACTGAATTACAAATGCAAAAGTTCAGTTCCTGTAAACCGAACTAAAAAATGGTATAACTTAGTTTTTAGTACAAgtagtttagtttttatagtataaaaaaagtatagatAAACTAAAGTTCAGTACAGTTACATTAACTATGCCCAGCCCTACCAATTGATACGGTTGTTTTTCTTATGgtacaaatatataaatgagcATTGCATCATTAGCGAGAAAGGGAAGAAACCCAGTAACATTCCTAGGGAGAGGAGAGATTATTACAaagtgtttttctcttttatgtttttcttaatgTAAGGAGACATTTTGTTTAGAGATGAATTCAGCACAAGGTAAAAGGTTCAGTTCTCGACAAACTTAGATTAAGGTTGtttcaaagattaaaatatgattGGTGGAACAAGAAAAAACTACACACATAGGCTTAATAGTATGTTAATCATTTGTACTTAActtatctaaatataaatttattttatataaattgttgtttaaataataattttatgatgaaTCTCGCGAAAGGTCCAGGTACTCTCGCAATTTTCTATGGTCATAAgctaaaatttctttttctaactttttgTATAACTAacgaaacaaataaatatatgttagaagactacaaaatgaaaaataaagaataaaaaatgggtTACCTATAAAAGTAGTTTAGTCACTACCTATCAACTCAAATAAATGATGATGCATAACAAAATACATAAATCTTTGTGCACGCTTGTAGTGGAATGATTGAACAGAAGTATTGaagaaaaaacttgaaaatacaatattgaagaaaaaacttgaaaatacAATATTCTATTATCACGTAGAGATGCGCACACATTTACTGCACACATATGTAGACCAATTGGTAGCATTAATAATTTCATTGTCATCTCACAAGTTTTCAGTGAAATGAGATCTAATTTTGGACAACGGAAGTCTAAAAGGTGAAATTTGAGATGTCACTACAATTAACAGATGAAGATTATTCTCCAAAGGGTCTTGGTCTTCTGCAGCCACAATGCTGCAAAATATGAACCATGATGGCTGTTGCAATAGAAATtaacaaagagagagagagaatatgATCAATGGTTAATTCTTGTTGTTTAGCGAGAAAAGGATCTGTTTTCTggatataatgaaaaatttattcagTAATTCAATAAGAAAGATAGTCATGGTTTGTTAAGAGCTTCGGTtgatatatataacaattaacaAGGCATACCTTTGGtgcaaattacaaaacaaaagtgAGCACGATAGAGTAATACCATAGTTGCAATCCTAGAATATGTAAGTATAATCAAATGAAATCATGGTACACGTAAAATCTTGACAAAATCTAATTACGAGTATATCAACAACAAGTTATGAGTATATCAACTAGATTACTTGATTTCGTCCAAAAACATTTATCCCAACCCCACTCTCGAGACAGGGAAGAACTCAGTTTACCCACAAGGGGTAAGTTTCTTATTTCCTGCACCTCGTGGATTATCATCCTTCCAGTCATCCCAAGCCCTTGCTTTCTCTTGTGCTGCATCGTCATCGTCATCTTCATCATCGTCTTCTCCAGGCTTTGACTTCCTATCATTGTGCCAAGATGAATTGGCTTCTTCCATGAGTTTGACATTTCTCTCTTGccatttattcattatttcCATTTCTTTTAGTCCAGCCTCCTCAATGCTCATAGTTGGCATCCttccaaaaaaaatttcaacttaaCATCTCAAAAAATATAACCAGACTGTAACTATCATTAGTTTAAACCTTGTTCCCATAGGATTTGTAAAACTCAACTAAGTTACTTCTCTCATCCATAGGCAATAGAACACTGAAAActacaaggaaataaaaaatatttcatctcTTTTCAAGCATATGATCCGAGTCTGTTTAAAACACACTAATATTTCCCCATTC
Above is a genomic segment from Vigna radiata var. radiata cultivar VC1973A chromosome 10, Vradiata_ver6, whole genome shotgun sequence containing:
- the LOC106774687 gene encoding CBL-interacting serine/threonine-protein kinase 5-like, coding for MKKSVTDFVAAYLVCLQHKYLALSPQGLIQPLPIPQAIWEEVNMDFIVRLPKSHGYDAILVVVDRLRKCGHFISIKHPYTVKSIAEVFLREIVRLHGALNKSRIHKPKQPYVRLAETCIDEREPENVTEALTRPQWKKAMDNEYELCDFGSARELQNISTYSSSVPLAKRGTPCYMAPKLFDDDGIHSYQSDLWALGCVLYKCWARRPPFLVREYSNTKSILSDPIPPLPGHPSPHFVNLINSLLVKNPVERIQWPELCEHAFWKTKIPPVTLPANLAFNDMIEKYNRIFPPFMELANENIEEEEPFMDCNXKKKNHSWIVMRIWKKKNHSWIVMRIWKKKKHILFQYHPNIRGRIRIMKSC